Proteins co-encoded in one Bremerella sp. TYQ1 genomic window:
- a CDS encoding MoaD/ThiS family protein, which produces MKLFALTQDLAGCEEVSLEVEKPATIGMLRETLAKELPALAPVLASCAFAVNNEYAGNQRVLEASDEIACLPPVSGG; this is translated from the coding sequence GTGAAATTATTTGCCCTGACGCAAGACCTCGCCGGCTGCGAGGAAGTGTCGCTCGAAGTGGAAAAACCGGCCACCATTGGGATGCTTCGAGAAACGCTTGCGAAAGAACTCCCCGCGTTAGCTCCCGTGCTCGCCAGCTGTGCGTTCGCAGTGAACAATGAATACGCCGGGAATCAACGAGTGCTGGAAGCATCGGATGAGATTGCCTGCCTCCCGCCGGTCAGTGGAGGCTAA
- a CDS encoding molybdenum cofactor biosynthesis protein MoaE — protein sequence MVELTEKPIQADAITSSVTSPKCGAVVLFLGTTRQFTDAKETVTLTYTAYAPMAQSEMEKLEQQAIARWPIDRCVLIHRLGEVPIGEASVAVAVSTPHRKDAFEAASWLMDRLKEMVPVWKKEHWASGATDWVHPGLVQRTDENTLQ from the coding sequence ATGGTTGAACTTACCGAAAAGCCAATCCAAGCCGACGCGATTACCAGCTCGGTCACTTCGCCCAAATGTGGTGCTGTGGTGTTGTTTTTGGGCACGACACGGCAATTTACTGACGCCAAGGAAACCGTCACGCTGACATATACCGCCTACGCGCCGATGGCGCAAAGCGAAATGGAAAAGCTTGAGCAGCAAGCAATCGCACGCTGGCCGATTGATCGATGTGTGCTCATCCATCGCCTGGGAGAAGTCCCAATTGGGGAAGCAAGTGTCGCGGTCGCCGTCTCGACGCCACACCGAAAAGATGCCTTCGAGGCGGCTAGTTGGCTGATGGATCGCTTGAAAGAAATGGTCCCCGTCTGGAAAAAAGAGCACTGGGCAAGTGGGGCAACCGATTGGGTTCACCCAGGATTGGTTCAGCGGACGGACGAAAATACGTTACAATAG